In Flavobacterium gelatinilyticum, a genomic segment contains:
- a CDS encoding TolC family protein, with product MKSKHNTIYILFLILLSGIAQAQETVSLDQIKSMALENNKKLKKAQSSINAAKAANQAANAATKPKVDASVIGLYLSDPFKTLLPEYSANGSVAVTQVLYAGSKIQTAKKMTNSVVDLQSIQKNLTEDEVLLNAETAYWQAVNLKEKVVLAEKYLKLLGELKKDLENSFNAGLIYKNDLLKVEVQQNEAILNLTKAKDGLTVTKLALSQITGLSAADYDVTGSFSDDIQLVSKADVASAVNNRPEINALSKSVEVNEYQEKLLEGDQKPTVALSANGLASYGKKINFSDGSDNMQAFVGLVSVSIPILDWGAKKQKVKEQHFVTEAQKIELEETKELLSIEVQNSWLMLNQAAVQIDLNKKSLKQAEENLRLNQDRFDAGTVLGEDVLEAQVLWQKAYADLIDAKAGYKITEAKYKKAIGEY from the coding sequence ATGAAAAGCAAACACAACACTATATATATACTATTCCTGATTTTACTCTCAGGAATAGCCCAGGCACAAGAGACGGTTTCTCTGGATCAGATAAAAAGCATGGCTTTAGAAAACAATAAAAAGCTCAAAAAAGCCCAAAGCAGTATCAATGCTGCCAAAGCCGCCAATCAGGCTGCAAATGCAGCAACAAAACCTAAGGTAGATGCAAGTGTTATAGGCCTCTATCTTTCAGATCCTTTTAAAACTTTACTGCCGGAATACAGCGCTAACGGTTCTGTTGCCGTGACTCAGGTTTTATATGCAGGAAGTAAAATTCAGACTGCAAAAAAAATGACAAATTCGGTTGTGGATCTGCAAAGTATCCAGAAAAATTTAACCGAGGATGAAGTATTACTGAATGCCGAAACAGCGTATTGGCAGGCTGTCAACTTAAAAGAAAAAGTGGTTCTGGCAGAAAAATACTTAAAACTCTTAGGCGAACTGAAAAAAGACCTTGAAAACTCCTTTAATGCCGGTTTGATTTACAAGAATGATCTTTTGAAAGTTGAAGTACAACAAAATGAAGCCATCCTAAATCTGACAAAAGCAAAAGACGGTTTAACCGTAACCAAACTGGCTCTCTCACAAATTACAGGTTTAAGCGCAGCAGATTATGATGTAACAGGCAGTTTTTCAGATGATATTCAATTGGTAAGCAAAGCCGATGTTGCATCTGCTGTTAATAATCGTCCTGAAATAAATGCCCTCAGTAAGTCGGTTGAAGTGAATGAATATCAGGAGAAATTACTTGAAGGAGATCAGAAACCGACTGTCGCGCTTAGTGCAAACGGTCTGGCATCATACGGTAAAAAGATTAATTTTTCTGATGGAAGCGATAATATGCAGGCTTTCGTAGGGTTGGTAAGCGTTTCAATTCCCATTCTGGACTGGGGAGCAAAAAAGCAAAAAGTGAAAGAGCAGCATTTTGTAACCGAAGCACAAAAAATTGAACTCGAAGAAACAAAAGAACTCTTAAGTATTGAGGTCCAGAATTCATGGCTGATGCTTAATCAGGCTGCTGTACAAATCGATCTGAACAAGAAATCACTTAAACAAGCTGAGGAAAACCTTCGTTTAAATCAGGATCGTTTTGATGCCGGAACCGTTCTGGGAGAAGACGTTTTGGAAGCGCAGGTGCTTTGGCAGAAAGCCTATGCTGATCTTATTGATGCAAAAGCCGGTTACAAAATCACCGAAGCCAAATACAAAAAAGCAATCGGTGAATATTAA
- a CDS encoding phospholipase A, with protein sequence MKKYFILLLLSFFSSGYTQITLDRDSIHKIITGLPAFSIYKDNYFVTGMQLGETPTRNNMDAKFQFSFKQRLSNKPEIFGAYLYLTYTQKSFWKVYKASSPFEESNYNPALMLLKPVFRDNQFLGALTYGIEHESNGRDSIYSRSINMISVGFTRVYSSQFSVSVKAWLPFLLDNNPSLPKYIGYAEGQLQWISSNNRLFIDVAVRKGAGWNFKGSMNTGISYRVSKKANQLITLQWWQGYSESLIDFRSERSMIRAGFILKPTVYRFY encoded by the coding sequence ATGAAAAAATACTTCATTTTATTACTCTTATCCTTCTTTAGCAGCGGTTATACTCAAATTACACTAGATAGAGATTCCATTCATAAAATAATTACCGGACTTCCGGCATTTTCAATCTACAAAGACAATTATTTTGTGACAGGAATGCAGCTGGGCGAGACACCGACAAGAAACAATATGGACGCTAAGTTTCAATTTAGTTTTAAACAGCGGTTATCCAATAAACCCGAAATATTTGGTGCCTATCTCTATTTAACTTACACACAAAAATCGTTTTGGAAAGTGTATAAAGCTTCTAGTCCGTTTGAAGAAAGCAATTATAATCCCGCTTTGATGCTCCTCAAACCAGTTTTTCGTGATAATCAGTTTCTAGGTGCACTAACGTACGGAATTGAACACGAATCAAATGGACGTGACAGTATTTATTCCCGAAGCATCAATATGATTTCAGTTGGTTTTACAAGAGTATATTCTTCGCAGTTCAGTGTTAGTGTAAAGGCCTGGCTTCCATTTTTACTGGACAATAATCCGTCTCTGCCAAAATATATTGGCTACGCTGAAGGACAGCTGCAATGGATTTCATCTAACAACAGATTGTTTATAGATGTTGCAGTAAGAAAAGGGGCCGGTTGGAATTTCAAAGGCAGCATGAATACAGGAATCAGTTATAGAGTATCAAAAAAAGCAAATCAGCTTATTACCCTCCAATGGTGGCAGGGGTATAGTGAAAGTCTTATCGATTTTAGATCTGAAAGAAGTATGATCCGTGCAGGTTTTATTTTGAAACCAACTGTTTACCGTTTTTATTGA
- a CDS encoding beta-ketoacyl-ACP synthase III encodes MNAVITAVGGYVPPSILDNKKISEKVETSEEWIEKRSGIQQRRIAGADTAVSDLASSAINNLIESYEVDPNEIEALILATATPDHMLAPAAAMVCEKSNLKNAFGLDVNAACSGFLYALELAGSMIESGRYKKIIVAGADKMSSIVDYEDRSTCILFGDGAGAVLLEASESHFGLMKSKLHTDGSGTSSLLVPAGGSKMPTGMQSLLHRNHYIKQDGSYVFRKAVAAMNSVSREVLTNNGFTTGDIDWVIPHQANLRIIEAVGLDLGIDKSKIKVNIQKYGNTTSATIPLCLWDFKDDFTAGQNLLITTFGAGFSWGAACIKWGVLRNRKSSCKTIQEQENELLMY; translated from the coding sequence ATGAATGCCGTCATAACAGCTGTCGGCGGTTATGTGCCGCCTTCTATTTTAGATAATAAGAAGATATCTGAGAAAGTTGAAACTTCAGAAGAATGGATTGAAAAAAGATCCGGAATTCAGCAACGCCGAATAGCAGGCGCCGATACGGCGGTATCTGATCTTGCTTCTTCTGCGATTAACAATCTTATAGAAAGTTATGAGGTTGACCCAAATGAAATTGAAGCTTTGATACTTGCTACTGCCACTCCGGATCATATGCTGGCGCCAGCAGCGGCAATGGTCTGCGAAAAAAGCAATTTAAAAAACGCATTTGGACTTGATGTAAATGCGGCCTGCAGTGGTTTTTTATATGCATTGGAATTAGCAGGAAGTATGATAGAGAGCGGTCGTTATAAGAAAATTATTGTCGCCGGAGCAGACAAAATGAGTTCTATAGTAGATTATGAAGACCGGTCTACCTGTATTTTATTTGGTGATGGAGCCGGAGCCGTATTGCTTGAAGCATCAGAATCTCACTTTGGATTAATGAAATCAAAACTTCATACAGACGGCAGCGGTACTTCTTCGCTTTTAGTGCCGGCAGGAGGTTCAAAAATGCCGACAGGAATGCAGAGTCTGCTTCACCGGAATCATTATATAAAACAGGATGGATCATATGTTTTTAGAAAAGCGGTGGCAGCGATGAATTCCGTTAGCCGTGAAGTTTTAACCAATAACGGCTTTACTACAGGTGATATCGACTGGGTAATACCGCATCAGGCTAATCTGCGGATCATAGAGGCGGTAGGTTTAGATTTAGGTATCGATAAATCCAAAATAAAAGTCAATATCCAGAAATACGGCAACACAACTTCTGCAACAATTCCTTTATGTTTATGGGATTTTAAAGATGATTTTACAGCAGGACAAAATTTACTGATAACAACCTTTGGTGCGGGTTTTTCCTGGGGAGCAGCCTGCATAAAATGGGGCGTTCTCAGAAATAGGAAATCTTCATGCAAAACGATTCAGGAGCAGGAAAACGAATTGTTAATGTATTGA